Sequence from the Planctomycetota bacterium genome:
GGCCGAGCGCCTCGCGGGCCTTCGCGCCGACACCGGCGCCCCGGTCGTGCTCGCGCCCCCGCCGTCCGCGGCGCGGGCGTCCGACGCGCCGCCCGACGCGGGCGAGGGTGGCCTGCTCGCGGCCAAGCGGCGCGCCGCCCGACGCTTCGAAGAGACCGACGAGGGCGCGACCTAGGGCGCCCCGCCTCACTCCCACGCCCGCACGCCCGACAGCACGCCCTTGAACTTCGCCTCAAGGGCCGCCTCTTCCCGCGGGATCGCCTGCAAATCCACCGGCATGATGAGCGAGAACATGGAGCCGCGCCCGACCTCGCTCTCGACCTGGATCTCGCTGCTGAGCACGCCCGCGAGTTCCTTGGAGATCGACAGGCCCAGGCCTGTGCCGGTGTGCTCGCGCGTGTGCGTCGCGTCGCGCTGGTAGAACTTCTCGAAGATGCGGGCCCGCTCGTCCGCGGGGATGCCCGGCCCGTTGTCGATCACGCTGATCCGCACGCGCGATTCCTCGCCCGGCGCGCTCGCCACCAGCCGCTCGGCCCGCAGCGTGATCTGCGGCGGGCGCCCGGTCTTCTCCTCCGGCAGCGTGAACTTCACGGCGTTCGACAGGAAGTTGAAGATGATCTGCTGGAACTTGCGCGGGTCGGTCGTCACCACCGGCACGTCCTCGCCCACCTCCAGCCGCACCTGCACGCCCTTCTTGTCCGCCAGCGGCTGGATGAGCGCCACCAGCCCCTCGCACGCGTCGCGCATGTTCACCCGTTCCACCCGCACGTCCACGCGCCCCGCCTCGATCCGCGCCATCTCCAGCAGCGAGTTGATCAGCGCCAGCAGGCTCCGTCCCGCGTTCTGGATGTTCTCGAGGTACCGGATCCGCTTCAGCACGCTCGGCGCCGCGTCGGCCTGGGCCGCGTCCGCGCGCGCCTGCTCCACCAGCAGCTCCGCGAACCCGTTGATGGAGTTCAGGGGTGTCCGCAGCTCGTGGCTCACGTTCGCCAGGAACTCGCCCTTCAGTTTCGCCGCCTGGTACAGGGCCTGGTTGCTCTCCGCCAGCTCGTGCAGCTTCACGTCCATCGCCGTGTTGATCGCGCGGAGGCGGTCCTGCGACGCCTGCAGGTCCGTCAGCATCGAGTTGAGCGTCTCGGACAGTTCCTCGAACTCGTCCCCCGTGCGGATGTCTGACCTCGACGCGAGGTTGCCCTCGCGCACGCGCTCCGCCGCCAGGCGTAGCGACCGCACCGGCTGCAGCACGAGCTTGCGCGTGATGACGTAGAACACGAGCACCGCCAGCGCGCCCACCAGCAGCCCCGCCGCCACGATGAACCCCGAGTTCAGCAGCAGCAGGCGGGCCGCCTCCAGCGACCGGCGCTGCAGCACCACGATCCGCGTGATTCTCGTCCCGCCCTGCTCGCGCACGCGGTGCACCTTCGCGTAGCGGTACTCGCGGCTCGTGCCCTCCCAGCGCGCGGTCTGATAGTCCACCAGCGACGCGTCCCGCGAGAACGCGTCCAGCGCCTCGCGCACGAACGCGTCGCGCTCCGCCTCCGTCTCCGCCGCCGCCAGCGTGAGATCCCGGGCCGTGATCCCGGCCCGCTCGGCGCGCGGCACGGTTGGCGCCACCAGGAACGCCTCTTCCGGGCTGGCCGGAACCCTGCCCAGCCGCTCCCACGTGTCGATCATCTGGCGCGACAGTTCCCGTTGCCCCGCGTCCACCAGGAACGTCATCCGAAGCCACGGCGCCCACAGCGCCGCCGCGACGATCAGCACGATCGCCCCGCCGAACACCAGCAGGCACTTCGCCGGCAACGAGAGACGAACGCGCATCTCACGCAGTGTACGGACGACCACCCGCCCCGGTGCCCCCTACCTCGGGCCCGCCGGCGGCACACGCTCCAGGTACCGTCGGAACACGCGCCGCACCAAGTCCGCGTACTCCGGCGGCACCGCCCGCTGCTCCACCGCGCGCTCCGCGCTCCGCGCCGCCTCGCGCACGCCTTCCGACAGCGTCGGGCGCGCCGACCCCGCCGGGCCCTCCCCCGCCGTCGACTCCCACTCCGCGATCACACGCTCGCCCGCGGGAACGCTCCCTCCGGTCGCGTCGACGATCCCGCCCTCTCGCGGCATGGGGCGCTCGCCCGGCGCGAGGCGCGGCCCCGCGCCCGTGCCCGCGCCCGTCCCCGCGCCGCCGGGGTTCCCGGGCGCGCCGCCCGGCTGCCCGTCGCCGGGGCGCGCGTCCGTTCCGTGCGGCCGGCCTTGCTCGCCCGGTTGACCGCCTTGCCCCGCCCCGTTCGGCTCACCTGGGGCGTCTGCAGGAAGCTCCGGGCGCGGCCCCGTCGCACGCCGCGAACCCGGCTGGCGCCCGCCATCCTGGCCCGCGCCCGCGCCCCCGGGCTCGCGCGCCGGCTGATCGCCCGATTGCGGGCCGGGCTCGGACCCACGCGGGCCTTGCCCACCGGGCTGCGGGGCGCCGGAAGGCGGGCTCTCCGGCGGCGCCCCGTCGGGCGGCTGCCCGTCAGGCGGCTGCCCGTCAGGCGGCTGGTTGTCGGGCCGCGGGCCGTCGGTTTCTTGCAGATCGCGCGCCAGTCGCTCCAACTCGCGGCGTTCCTGGTCGCTCATCCCTTCGAGCAGCCGCCGGGCCTGCTCGCGCAGCCGTCGTGCGTCGCCCGCGCGCCGGCGAGAATCCTGCGCACCCTCGGCGCTGCGGCGCAGCTCGTCCGCGAGTTCGCGGAGGGCCTCGGTCCCGCCCGCGCCGCCCGGCGAATCCTGCGGCGATGGCCCCGGTTGATCCGGTTGCGGCTGCTCACCCGGTTGCGGCTGGTCGCCCGACTGTGACTGCTCCGGCTGTGACTGCCCCGGCTGTGGCTGTTGTCCCGGCTGTGGCTGCTGCCCCGGCTGTGGCTGTTGTCCCGGTTGCGGCTGCTCGCCCGGCTGCGGCTGCTGCGTGTCTTGCGGGTCCACCGCCTCACTCGCGCGACGGACCGCCTCACGCACGCGGCGTACCCGCTCCGACGCATCCGAACCCGCGGGCTTCTCCTCGCCCTCACCACTCCGGCTCGCGCCCTCGTCCGCCCCCGACCGCTCGTCGCGCTGGCCCGGCGGGGGCGCGTCGCTCGCGCGCGTGTCTTCGCCGGCGCCCGCGCCGCGATCGGGTGCACGCGGCTCCGCCGACGCAGGGTCGCCGCGCTCCCGAGCCGCCTCGCTCGCGCGGGATTCCTCGCCCGGTTCGGCGCCCCGTTCCGGTGGCGCGTCCGGTTGCGCGGGAGGGGCCACGCGCCCCTCCGGCGGCACGGTGTCTTCTCGCGCCGCGGGCTGCCCAGTCTCGCCCTGCTCGCCCGGCTGGCCCTGCTCGCCCTGTTGGCCCTGCTCGCCCTGTTGGCCCGCATCACTCGGCCCGCCCGGCTCGCCTCCACCATCCGGCGGCGCGTCCTCGGGCGGCGTCTCCGCGGGCACGTCTCGCGCCAGCGACCGCTCCATCGCCCGCAGGTCGCGGGCCAGCGCTTCGCGATCCTCGGGCGTCAACCGCGGCGCCCGCTGCGCCAGACGCTGGGCCGCCTCCGCGGCCCCCTGCACGTCGCCACGCGACAGCGCCTCGCGCAGTTCGTCCGCCGGCGACGCGTCCCCCGCTCCTTCGGCCGACGCGCCCACGTCGGGCGCCTGTCCTGTGCGCGCGCGATCCGCCGCGGCCCGCGCCAACGCCTCGCGCACCGCGTCGCTCTGCTCCGCCGCCCGGCGTGCTTCTTGTTCAGCGCGCTCCGCCGCCTGCTCGGCCAGTTGGGCCGCCCGCGCCCGCGCCTCGTCCTCGGAGAGTTCGCCCGCGCGCAGCTCCGACTCCAACTCCGCGATCGCACGCTCGTCGGCGCCGCCCGCTCCGACGCCCGCCCCCGCCTCGTCCGCCTGCACCGCCTCGCGCACTTCGCGGATGACCTCCTCCACCGCCCGCGCCGTCTCGGGCGCCGGCGCCGCCGGGCCGGCGGCCTCTCGCTCGACTCGCGGGACGAACAGACCCACCAGCACCGCGCCCGCCGCCGCCAGCGGCGCGATCACCAGCCCGGGGCTCGTCCGCACCGCGCTCCAGGGCAGCGCCCGCGACACGCCGACCCCGCCCGCGAACTGCTCCGCATCGTCGCGCACCAGACGGCGCACCGGGTCGGCGGCGTGCCCCGCGTCGGCGGCCTCGAGCCCGCTCGCCAGGCGATCGTGCAGCCCCAGACGCCGGTCGAGTTCACGGGCCGTTCGCGCGGCGTCCCACCGCCTCGACACCGCGACAACGCCCCCGACGAGCGCGCCCGCCATCGCGCCGGCGACCAACGCGAGCGGCCAATCACTCACGGCCTCGCCCAGCGCCAGACGCCACACGCCGATCCACGCGCCACCCGCCGCGAGCCCCGCGCCGGCGCCCCACGCGCCCAGCACCGCGCCCTGCTGCGCCGTGCGCCGCAGACGCGCCCGGCGTACGACCGCGTCCAGCATGCCGTGTCGCGCGTGCACGCCCGGATCATAGGGATCGAGCGGCGCCCGCCTCGCGTCGAAGCGTGCCCGCGCCGGCGCGAATACCGTGGGCCCATGCACAGCGGGAAACCCGAATCCCACGCGCAGGCCCCGCAAGAGCAGGCCGACGCGCGCGTGCGCGACGCGCTCCGCGTGCTCGCCTCGGGCGGCACGTGGTCGCGCGAGCAGGGCGAGGCGTTCTTCACCGACCTGCTCGAAGGGCGCCTGCACGACGCGCAGATCGGGGCCGCGCTCGGCCTCCTCGCCGCCCGCGGGCCCACGCCCCTGGAACTCCTCGCCGGCGCCACCGTCATGCGCCGGCACGTCACGCCCATCCCCGGCGTCGAGGCGATGCCCGGCACGGTCATCGACACCTGCGGCACGGGCGGGGCGCGCAAGACGTTCAACATCTCCACCCTCTCGGCCATCGTCACCGCCGCCGCGGGCAACGGACGCGTCCGCGTCGCCAAGCACGGCAACCGGGGCCGCTCCGGGCGTGGTTCCGCCGAGGTCATCGGCGCGCTGGGCGTGAACGTCGACGC
This genomic interval carries:
- a CDS encoding HAMP domain-containing sensor histidine kinase; this translates as MRVRLSLPAKCLLVFGGAIVLIVAAALWAPWLRMTFLVDAGQRELSRQMIDTWERLGRVPASPEEAFLVAPTVPRAERAGITARDLTLAAAETEAERDAFVREALDAFSRDASLVDYQTARWEGTSREYRYAKVHRVREQGGTRITRIVVLQRRSLEAARLLLLNSGFIVAAGLLVGALAVLVFYVITRKLVLQPVRSLRLAAERVREGNLASRSDIRTGDEFEELSETLNSMLTDLQASQDRLRAINTAMDVKLHELAESNQALYQAAKLKGEFLANVSHELRTPLNSINGFAELLVEQARADAAQADAAPSVLKRIRYLENIQNAGRSLLALINSLLEMARIEAGRVDVRVERVNMRDACEGLVALIQPLADKKGVQVRLEVGEDVPVVTTDPRKFQQIIFNFLSNAVKFTLPEEKTGRPPQITLRAERLVASAPGEESRVRISVIDNGPGIPADERARIFEKFYQRDATHTREHTGTGLGLSISKELAGVLSSEIQVESEVGRGSMFSLIMPVDLQAIPREEAALEAKFKGVLSGVRAWE